The following coding sequences lie in one Zingiber officinale cultivar Zhangliang chromosome 2B, Zo_v1.1, whole genome shotgun sequence genomic window:
- the LOC122047326 gene encoding pumilio homolog 15-like: MEPGDSYHHGANLHNVLDNKEKMTAENPFSSEFIHEADMLERSSSRLGNSNSLLSTPQPSLVLPNSPFDYQHNFSNDYGASSSGVNRNRDDFDEISRQTPNGLDSDVELSNCLAGQKDKVSVDRAMLDLPLTHIVTSAFEAMNLGDRIASNPNCNIFEQASCSLAFSPDRTRGKQIAEDDQQQIEANGFALEPVNARVCHPISQRQFYTDAAFREPWHQQCEFNQQYYTDETAGEGWYRHCSFEDEERYTSQPQHLFTQQLQNQSSEHVLGSRSYFPTSISYGSAQGNANHYDTANVVNRNYNSSELGRCLCEYGHLLNSSLVARQLERSPAYDQCPNLVFPRGNRFTGNFEDKYMYDSFDNSFRELRISENAPDGLVFREGSHEEDNEMFDNLIDDVVGLMTNSSWSSLVQKIVKKCNEEQLKRLVERISRNGFELLKLCCNHHATRVVQKIIEKLRRAGQYRMIVVALKPHVVTLIKDSNGSHVAECCFKFPPEYREPLFEDAVTNCVELARDGQGCCVLQKYMELVEGDQKFLLLRTLTSNAFDLSQDPSGNYVVQHIMEQEISWATNAILDQLEGCYALLSLQKVASHVVERCLIAATGERLDSMIMELIRDPRTLLYISQNQYGNYVIQTARKQCTGALLAAFREAIRLLAPALGSNPYGRKVLASINRK; encoded by the exons ATGGAACCAGGGGACAGTTATCACCACGGTGCTAATCTCCATAACGTACTCGACAATAAAGAAAAGATGACGGCTGAAAATCCCTTTTCTAGTGAATTCATCCATGAGGCTGACATGCTCGAAAGGTCTTCTTCACGCCTAGGAAACTCAAACAGTCTGTTAAGTACTCCTCAACCAAGTTTGGTCTTACCAAACTCCCCGTTTGATTATCAGCATAATTTTAGTAACGATTACGGTGCCTCTTCTTCTGGTGTTAATCGAAACAGAGATGATTTTGATGAGATTTCTAGGCAGACGCCAAATGGTCTTGATTCTGATGTTGAGTTGTCCAACTGTTTAGCTGGTCAGAAGGACAAGGTTAGCGTGGATCGAGCCATGTTAGACTTGCCATTGACTCATATTGTTACTTCAGCATTCGAGGCAATGAATCTCGGTGATAGAATTGCTTCTAATCCTAATTGCAATATTTTCGAACAAGCTTCGTGTAGTCTTGCTTTCTCACCGGATAGAACAAGAGGCAAACAGATTGCAGAAGATGATCAGCAGCAAATTGAAGCCAATGGCTTTGCTTTGGAGCCTGTAAATGCTCGAGTTTGTCATCCAATATCACAGCGGCAGTTCTATACGGATGCGGCCTTCCGAGAACCATGGCACCAGCAGTGCGAATTTAACCAGCAGTACTATACGGATGAGACTGCTGGCGAAGGTTGGTACCGGCATTGCTCTTTCGAGGATGAGGAGAGGTATACAAGTCAGCCTCAGCATCTCTTTACACAACAACTTCAAAACCAAAGTTCAGAGCATGTTCTTGGCAGTCGATCATATTTTCCTACTTCCATTTCTTATGGATCAGCACAAGGGAATGCAAATCATTATGATACTGCCAATGTGGTTAACAGAAATTATAATTCTTCAGAGCTCGGAAGATGCCTTTGCGAATACGGTCACCTATTAAACAGCTCTTTGGTCGCTAGGCAACTTGAGCGTTCACCTGCTTATGACCAATGCCCAAACTTGGTTTTTCCAAGAGGAAATAGATTCACAGGTAATTTTGAGGATAAATATATGTATGATTCATTTGACAATAGCTTTAGAGAATTACGTATATCCGAAAACGCTCCAGATGGTTTGGTTTTCCGAGAAGGAAGTCATGAAGAAGATAATGAGATGTTTGATAATCTGATCGATGATGTTGTTGGGCTAATGACCAATTCCTCGTGGAGTTCTCTCGTCCAAAAGATAGTAAAGAAATGTAACGAAGAGCAACTAAAACGACTAGTTGAGAGAATTTCAAGGAATGGATTCGAACTCTTAAAACTCTGCTGCAATCATCATGC GACTCGTGTTGTTCAGAAGATTATCGAAAAACTCAGACGTGCTGGACAATATCGCATGATTGTAGTAGCTCTGAAGCCTCATGTAGTGACATTGATAAAGGATAGCAATGGCAGCCATGTTGCAGAGTGCTGCTTCAAGTTTCCACCAGAATACAGAGAG CCACTTTTTGAAGATGCGGTTACTAATTGTGTGGAGCTAGCAAGGGATGGTCAAGGCTGCTGCGTTCTTCAGAAATACATGGAATTGGTAGAGGGAGATCAGAAATTCCTATTGCTGAGAACGCTCACGTCAAATGCTTTCGACCTTTCGCAAGATCCTTCCGG AAACTACGTGGTGCAACATATTATGGAACAAGAAATTTCATGGGCAACCAATGCAATCCTCGATCAGCTGGAGGGATGTTACGCACTTTTATCGTTGCAGAAAGTCGCCAGCCATGTGGTGGAGAGATGTCTCATAGCTGCAACTGGTGAGAGACTGGACAGCATGATCATGGAGCTGATCAGAGATCCTCGTACTCTTCTTTACATCTCTCAGAATCAGTATGGGAATTATGTGATTCAAACAGCTCGAAAGCAATGCACG GGTGCACTACTAGCTGCTTTTCGTGAGGCCATCAGACTCCTTGCTCCAGCACTTGGTTCCAATCCTTATGGAAGGAAAGTTCTTGCGAGCATAAACCGCAAATAG